A genomic segment from Fuerstiella sp. encodes:
- a CDS encoding VOC family protein — protein MSGSIRVQHIDHVTIVVKDLKRSREFYVDLLGMEEVDRPNFSFSGAWFRAGATLLHLIEEHAESGVAGTSVDRSRNSRCHHFAFEVADARAAAGVLRDRGVSLLQEVKLRPDGAVQMFVGDPDGHVVELCTSTMSKL, from the coding sequence TTGTCGGGTTCCATCCGCGTCCAGCATATTGATCATGTCACGATCGTCGTGAAAGATCTCAAACGCAGCCGTGAGTTCTACGTGGACCTTCTTGGAATGGAAGAAGTCGACCGACCCAATTTTTCTTTTTCCGGGGCGTGGTTCCGCGCGGGTGCGACTTTGCTGCACCTGATTGAAGAACACGCGGAAAGCGGAGTAGCGGGAACGTCAGTGGACAGGTCCCGAAACAGTCGATGTCATCATTTTGCGTTCGAAGTTGCAGATGCCCGAGCGGCGGCCGGCGTCCTTCGTGATCGGGGTGTGTCACTCCTCCAGGAGGTAAAGCTCCGTCCGGACGGAGCGGTTCAGATGTTTGTTGGCGATCCGGACGGGCATGTCGTGGAACTTTGTACATCCACAATGTCAAAATTGTGA
- a CDS encoding ACT domain-containing protein: MATEFVLTMTAANRPGILSAVTRAMSEVGGDLRELSQTVVRGYFTMIFSAEFPDDLTEDVVRAHIEDACRPFSIDVGLRNPEQDVRRSSSVDLPDVHTLRIGGDNHRGVLGVLSTVISMHEADIVGMRAIQSDQGDGFEMVMKVTVPRHSDIAPLMSALLTAGRDYNVTVDETGDR, from the coding sequence ATGGCAACTGAATTTGTACTGACGATGACGGCTGCAAATCGACCTGGAATCCTGTCGGCCGTCACACGTGCGATGTCAGAAGTGGGGGGCGATCTGAGAGAACTCAGTCAGACCGTTGTTCGCGGCTACTTTACGATGATCTTTTCCGCAGAGTTTCCTGACGATCTGACTGAAGACGTTGTTCGGGCCCATATTGAAGACGCCTGTCGGCCGTTTTCAATCGACGTCGGCCTCAGGAATCCGGAGCAGGACGTCCGACGCAGTTCTTCAGTCGATCTGCCCGATGTGCACACTCTGCGTATTGGCGGAGACAACCACCGCGGTGTTCTCGGGGTGCTGTCCACAGTGATTTCGATGCACGAAGCTGACATTGTGGGGATGCGTGCAATTCAATCGGACCAGGGTGACGGATTTGAAATGGTAATGAAAGTGACTGTACCACGACACAGTGACATCGCCCCGCTGATGTCAGCTCTCCTCACTGCCGGACGCGATTACAACGTTACCGTTGATGAGACAGGTGACCGATAA
- a CDS encoding penicillin-binding protein 2 gives MTSEWTDPRPFCEPVRRDSSRWRSVTVTAVLLGCWMVLTGRLIHLQGTQHELMHTRVDRQSTFTEKLVARPGEIVDRNGHVLAMTVTRNSIFAVPSKIEDPRYFAWQAAEVTGVDADELLDRIRRLQDRHFIWIRRRVTDDMADAFRALELPADTWGFRREYLRQYPQGRIAAHVLGMRDIDNIGHGGLEQSRNELIRGNDGYRVMTRDARGVVIEVEAAESQIPVHGQSVICTIDLLTQLTIERQLDEVMREWEPVGACAVVMEPQTGEILAMASRPALDPNSPADVPDDAWRNLSVSAVFEPGSTFKPFVVGWAMHRKLLDQSDTIQCFNGAYRMGRRILHDHHSYTMLSVEDVLVKSSNIGMARVAERIGLQELYECTVAFGFGRRTGIELPGEVAGLVRPLSEWDDYSLGSIPMGQELAVTPLQLIVAHAALANGGYLVRPHLLLKSANRISVSPLASVETVAASSSVESLVLHRHIADWIVQNPMRQVVERGTGQSVRNPSMSIFGKTGTAQKVDTQTGSYSNSRHICSFVCGAPAESPEVLVLVMVDEPTAGERHYGGTVAAPPAAEILQKSLQRVRRLDRSVTVRPEEDLPIRLR, from the coding sequence ATGACATCCGAATGGACCGATCCCCGGCCGTTTTGTGAACCAGTGCGTCGGGATTCGTCCCGCTGGCGTTCAGTAACTGTTACTGCTGTGCTGCTGGGTTGCTGGATGGTGCTGACCGGACGATTGATTCATCTTCAGGGGACCCAGCATGAACTGATGCACACCAGGGTAGATCGGCAAAGTACGTTCACCGAAAAGCTGGTCGCTCGTCCCGGTGAGATTGTTGACCGCAATGGTCACGTGCTGGCCATGACAGTGACCCGGAACAGTATTTTCGCTGTTCCCTCGAAGATTGAGGATCCACGATACTTTGCATGGCAGGCGGCGGAGGTCACAGGGGTTGATGCCGATGAATTGCTGGACAGGATCCGTCGACTTCAGGACAGACATTTTATCTGGATCCGGCGGCGTGTGACGGACGACATGGCAGACGCATTTCGGGCACTTGAACTGCCGGCGGACACATGGGGCTTTCGTCGAGAATACCTTCGACAATATCCACAGGGCCGTATTGCAGCGCATGTTTTGGGCATGCGGGATATTGACAACATCGGCCATGGCGGACTTGAGCAGAGCCGGAACGAGTTGATTCGCGGGAACGATGGTTACCGTGTGATGACTCGAGACGCCCGTGGTGTGGTGATTGAGGTTGAGGCTGCCGAATCTCAAATACCAGTGCATGGTCAGTCTGTCATCTGTACCATCGATCTTCTGACTCAGCTGACGATTGAACGTCAGCTTGACGAAGTCATGCGGGAATGGGAGCCAGTCGGTGCCTGTGCTGTCGTTATGGAGCCTCAGACCGGTGAAATTCTGGCGATGGCATCCCGACCTGCCTTGGATCCCAATAGTCCGGCAGACGTTCCTGATGATGCTTGGCGTAATCTCAGTGTTTCTGCGGTATTTGAACCCGGTTCTACGTTTAAGCCGTTTGTTGTTGGCTGGGCGATGCATCGCAAATTGCTTGATCAATCGGACACAATTCAGTGTTTTAACGGGGCTTATCGGATGGGGCGCCGGATTCTTCACGATCACCATTCGTACACAATGCTGTCTGTCGAAGATGTGCTGGTAAAATCAAGCAACATAGGAATGGCACGTGTTGCGGAACGCATCGGTCTTCAGGAACTGTATGAGTGTACAGTCGCTTTTGGTTTTGGCCGGCGAACCGGGATTGAATTACCGGGTGAGGTTGCCGGACTCGTGCGTCCTCTATCGGAATGGGACGATTATTCACTGGGTTCCATTCCGATGGGACAGGAACTGGCAGTAACGCCTCTGCAGTTGATTGTTGCTCATGCAGCACTTGCCAACGGTGGATACCTGGTGAGGCCGCATCTGTTGCTGAAATCAGCAAATCGGATTTCAGTGTCCCCGCTTGCGTCCGTCGAAACAGTCGCTGCCAGCTCATCCGTGGAGTCATTGGTATTGCATCGACACATTGCCGACTGGATTGTGCAAAACCCAATGAGACAGGTTGTTGAACGAGGCACCGGTCAGTCCGTTCGCAATCCGTCGATGTCGATATTTGGAAAGACCGGGACCGCTCAGAAGGTCGACACTCAAACCGGGAGCTATTCGAATTCCCGTCATATTTGTTCGTTTGTCTGTGGTGCTCCGGCAGAGTCACCGGAAGTACTCGTTCTTGTAATGGTTGACGAACCAACGGCGGGTGAGCGCCACTACGGCGGAACTGTTGCGGCTCCACCGGCAGCAGAAATTCTCCAAAAATCTCTGCAAAGAGTCCGCCGTCTTGATCGCAGCGTGACCGTACGCCCCGAAGAAGATCTGCCAATCCGATTGCGATGA
- a CDS encoding galactose mutarotase — translation MMRMIVCASLVVFSPELQAADAPVAHSFGTTQAGENVELYTLRSDSGLVARVMTRGATLVELQVPDSSGVSEDVILGFDDVAGYESSANAYFGCTTGRVCNRIARGKFTLNGSRYELAVNNGPNHLHGGNERSLDKVIWNAAPFADDTGQGVTFDYSSPDGEEGYPGRLDITVTYTVTNRSNDLKIDYTATTDKSTPVNLTNHAYFNLSGAGSSSILGHVLVLNADRYTPVDDTLIPTGSIKSVADTPLDFRRPHVIGERIEELVETATLGYDHNFVLNASEPGELNTAAVLTDRESGRRLHIRTTEPAVQFYSGNFLNGQQGKGNRTYALRSALCLETQHYPDSVNQPKFPNTVLEPGQQFGSSTVLEFSVVP, via the coding sequence ATGATGCGAATGATTGTTTGTGCGTCGTTGGTTGTTTTCAGTCCTGAACTCCAGGCAGCCGATGCGCCGGTCGCCCATTCGTTTGGGACTACACAGGCAGGTGAAAATGTGGAACTCTATACGCTGCGCAGTGACAGCGGACTGGTGGCCCGTGTCATGACCCGGGGTGCAACGCTTGTGGAACTGCAGGTTCCGGATTCCAGCGGTGTATCGGAGGATGTGATTCTGGGGTTTGACGATGTTGCCGGATACGAATCGTCGGCCAATGCATACTTTGGCTGTACCACTGGACGAGTATGTAATCGTATTGCCAGGGGCAAATTCACATTGAACGGAAGTCGGTATGAACTCGCAGTTAACAACGGCCCTAATCATCTGCATGGTGGAAACGAACGCAGTCTGGATAAGGTAATCTGGAATGCGGCGCCATTCGCAGATGACACCGGACAGGGAGTCACCTTTGACTACAGCAGCCCTGACGGAGAAGAAGGCTACCCGGGCAGACTGGATATCACCGTGACTTATACCGTGACTAATCGGTCCAACGATCTGAAGATCGACTACACAGCAACGACTGACAAATCAACTCCGGTGAATCTCACCAACCACGCGTATTTCAATCTTTCCGGTGCCGGTTCATCATCTATCCTGGGTCATGTCCTTGTGCTGAACGCAGACCGTTATACGCCGGTTGATGACACACTCATCCCGACGGGAAGTATCAAATCGGTAGCCGACACACCGCTGGACTTTCGCCGTCCGCACGTCATTGGTGAACGTATCGAAGAACTGGTCGAGACAGCGACACTGGGATACGACCATAACTTTGTACTCAATGCATCCGAACCCGGAGAACTGAACACGGCTGCCGTTCTGACTGACCGCGAATCCGGAAGGCGTCTGCACATTCGTACAACCGAACCGGCCGTGCAGTTCTATTCGGGAAATTTTCTGAATGGTCAGCAGGGCAAGGGAAACCGGACCTATGCACTGCGGAGCGCCTTATGCCTGGAAACTCAGCATTATCCGGATTCGGTCAACCAGCCTAAATTCCCGAACACCGTTCTGGAGCCTGGGCAGCAGTTTGGATCATCAACTGTACTGGAATTCAGCGTGGTACCGTGA